Part of the Candidatus Cloacimonas sp. genome is shown below.
CATCCGCATCAATTGCAAATGCCCCTATTTTTAACCTACTATCCATTAAAACAAGGATTGAAACACTGTCGTACTTAGCACTACTGTCCACAAACTATCGGATTTTTAACCTACTATCCATTAAAACAAGGATTGAAACTCTTACTCATCTTCTTGTCTTGAATCCTGTCTTCAGAATTTTTAACCTACTATCCATTAAAACAAGGATTGAAACTATGTGACAGCGCCGATCCCAAGGCAAAGTAAACATAATTTTTAACCTACTATCCATTAAAACAAGGATTGAAACTATCCGCTAGAGATTTCTGAGTTCCAGAGAAAAGATTTTTAACCTACTATCCATTAAAACAAGGATTGAAACTTCATTATCTCATCCGCATCAATTGCAAATGCCCCTATTTTTAACCTACTATCCATTAAAACAAGGATTGAAACATTCTCCAGAAATCACCAGCAATTGGGCGAAAGAAATTTTTAACCTACTATCCATTAAAACAAGGATTGAAACGCAGTTCATCTTTTTCATCTCGAAATAATTCTACTCGATTTTTAACCTACTATCCATTAAAACAAGGATTGAAACCCCAGATCGTCTGTCTCCACTGTCCAGCGATTCACTATTTTTAACCTACTATCCATTAAAACAAGGATTGAAACATCGTCAGCTGATCTTCCAGTTCTCTAATTCTCTTCTATTTTTAACCTACTATCCATTAAAACAAGGATTGAAACTATGATCTCCGCTCTCTGCCCCGTAGCCGGAGCTCATTTTTAACCTACTATCCATTAAAACAAGGATTGAAACTCCACTATGTCTCTTAGCATCCCTACAATTTCTTCATTTTTAACCTACTATCCATTAAAACAAGGATTGAAACTACCAAAGCTTATCTGTCTCTATTGCATCTAATATCATTTTTAACCTACTATCCATTAAAACAAGGATTGAAACGTTATCTAACCCTAACTTTTTGTAGATGTCCTCCAATTTTTAACCTACTATCCATTAAAACAAGGATTGAAACATTTCTGCAACTAATATAATTCAGTTTTGTGCATTATTTTTAACCTACTATCCATTAAAACAAGGATTGAAACACAGATTACGCAGGTTTGTGAATGAATGGAAGCAGGAATTTTTAACCTACTATCCATTAAAACAAGGATTGAAACTGATCAGCACATACATCCCGTCAATATCGTCCTCGATTTTTAACCTACTATCCATTAAAACAAGGATTGAAACGGCAATCTTCGTTCGCCTTAATCAATAATTCAGGGTATTTTTAACCTACTATCCATTAAAACAAGGATTGAAACGGCGACATAGATGCATTACCTGGATGGGGCGGAAAATATTTTTAACCTACTATCCATTAAAACAAGGATTGAAACTAAACATGATCGATATTAGCAGCTAAAGCAGCTTCGATTTTTAACCTACTATCCATTAAAACAAGGATTGAAACCAGCTTCGAAAAATTGCTGCTTACCATTTCTGACCCGATTTTTAACCTACTATCCATTAAAACAAGGATTGAAACTGACAGATATATGTCGGAGCTTTCGGAGCTGCGTTTCTATTTTTAACCTACTATCCATTAAAACAAGGATTGAAACAGAATTCAATTTATCTTCAAGATAACTTACTACTGCATTTTTAACCTACTATCCATTAAAACAAGGATTGAAACATCTTTTACCCAATCACATAATTGATCTAAAAATCTGATTTTTAACCTACTATCCATTAAAACAAGGATTGAAACTCCTTGTAAAATTTTCCGCCCCATCCAGGTAATGCAATTTTTAACCTACTATCCATTAAAACAAGGATTGAAACTCGCCTTCAATGGCCATATCATACCCTCTTTTGACTAATTTTTAACCTACTATCCATTAAAACAAGGATTGAAACTGCAGAAATTAGTTGGGCTGGCTACCGGTGGAATTGATTTTTAACCTACTATCCATTAAAACAAGGATTGAAACTTAATATATTATCAGTATCATTATATTTCAAACTAATTTTTAACCTACTATCCATTAAAACAAGGATTGAAACTGCAAATCGTCTCTTTGGCTCGGAATTATGAATCAAGATTTTTAACCTACTATCCATTAAAACAAGGATTGAAACATTGACCGAATTAAAGCCAATGCACTTCCTTTCCCATTTTTAACCTACTATCCATTAAAACAAGGATTGAAACATATATTTTCCTTTTCCTATTCCTCTCCTCTCTTCCATTTTTAACCTACTATCCATTAAAACAAGGATTGAAACCCTGCTTCCCTCGGCGGGAAGTGCTATTTCACTCTATAACTGTTTGGTTTCAAAAACACGGCGGTTCGGCGACCGCCGGTACTTACAATTTCATTTATAACTGTTTGGTGTTAAACTGAAAAGTAACCTCGATCTTCCCGACCAGTTCTTTCAGTTCAATTCTTGGTTCTGATGTATCTGCCTTGATCATTATCGGCTCTTTTACCGCATCGGTAATCTTGCTAAGCTCCTTTTCCATTTCCTTGGCATTGATCGGATTTTGTTTACCCATTTCTCCGATCATTGTGCTGAACATCGTAAATGCTGCTGTTAAGCTTTGCCTAAAGCTATTTAGGTCTATCGTCAAATTTATGCTTGCATTACTCTTAATTTCACTTATCTTATAATTGAGGAGTTTTCAATGGCTACTTTCATAGCTTTGTTCGTTTGCTACTTGCTGGCGCAGGATATGTTGCCAAATTGTCTGCGGCTCAAAAAGTATCGTAAAATGTGACCTGTATCGCTCATTTTTTTCCTGAGCTCATCTATTTCGTCCTGATGCCATTTCAGACACCACATCGCTTCATCCATCTCCAATTCTACTGTGCAAAAATGTACTAATGAAGTTATAATACAATCGCATAAACGGGTTATTTTACTTTATAACTGTTTGGTGTTAAAATAAGGCGGTTCGGCGACCGCCGGTACTAACAATTTCACTTTATAACTATTTGGTGTCAAAAACACGGCGGTTCAGCGACCGCCGGTACCGACAATTTCACTTTATAACTGTTTGGTGTTAAAAAACGGCGGTTCAGCGACCGCCGGTACTAACAATTTCACGGCGGTTCAGCGACCGCCGGTACTTACAATTTCACTCTATAACTGTTTGGTGTTAAAAAAAGGCGGTTCAGCGACCGCCGGTACTAACAATTTCACTTTATAACTGTTTGGTGTCAAAAACACGGCGGTTCAGCGACCGCCGGTACTTACAATTTCACGGCGGTTCAGCGACCGCCGGTACATACAATTTTATAACTGTTTGGTGAAATATTCTGCGGCTAAAATTTTTTCATCGGTTCTAATTATATTCCATAGTGCCTAATCTCTCTTGATAGTAGTAGAATATGTTGGAATCATCTGAACAATTTTATTGCGGCAAAAGATTGTGCTTGATAATGGCTGAATCTCACCAGCAGTATCTTTTAGGGCTTTCTCAATATTACTTTAGTCATTTAGACCTCGCTTATTCTTCGGTGTTAAAAAAAACTTGCCAAAAATCCATATCAAATTAGTATGTATTATAGAAAGTTAATATAAGGAGCCGAAAATGGCAGTTAATACCAGGACGGAATATGCGTTAAGAGCTTTGCTGGAAATAGCAGACAGCAAACAAATGGCAATTAGCGCGCAAAGTATATGCCAAAAGCAATCTCTGCCCAAAAAATACATAGAGCGTTTATTGAGCAACTTAAAGACGGCAAATTTGATCCAAAGCAGTTCCGGAGCCAAAGGTGGTTATTTACTAAGTAGAAATCCGGCGGAAATTACTTTTGCCGATATTATCAAATCAGTTCAGGATGAATCCTTAGATCCTACTTGTAATCTTAATTCCCAGAGGTTTTGTCCCCAAGATAAATGTCCTTTGAGCGGGTTTTTTGCCACCATCGGAAGCCGGATTGAAAGCATTCTAAGCGAATATACGCTTGCGGATATTTATAATGCCTGGAAAGGAGGAAAATAATGCAGCCGGGAAGAATTTATCTGGATAATTGCATTACTTCCAGAACTGCACCGGAAGTTATCAAAGCAATGCAACCCTATTTTGCAGAAAAATATTGGTTTCCTGGAACTTTTATCTCCACTGGAGAAAGCGCCAATGAACTGATTTCTCATTCTCAACAAATTGTGGCAGAATCAATGGTAGCCAAAGCGAATGAAATTCATTTCACCTCCGGGGGAACTTTAGCTAACAACATAGCTATCAAGGGCTTGGCAAATGCCTATAAAAA
Proteins encoded:
- a CDS encoding Rrf2 family transcriptional regulator, with amino-acid sequence MAVNTRTEYALRALLEIADSKQMAISAQSICQKQSLPKKYIERLLSNLKTANLIQSSSGAKGGYLLSRNPAEITFADIIKSVQDESLDPTCNLNSQRFCPQDKCPLSGFFATIGSRIESILSEYTLADIYNAWKGGK